In one Drosophila pseudoobscura strain MV-25-SWS-2005 chromosome X, UCI_Dpse_MV25, whole genome shotgun sequence genomic region, the following are encoded:
- the LOC4811947 gene encoding uncharacterized protein, whose amino-acid sequence MLPQPPPPHTFKVMSRPDECRHYLRAFIHTYRDLPVLWDTSMRDYTNREKRAEAYLRLVPIYHYLKRDATVEDVKKKINTLRTNYRKELKVMESALRSGTHHSPRCWTFQELDFLRNSEKFLAVNPFFKNEPSFLFSENSSCSTAFLDQHGNPQQHYPTPRGAGGQTPNINISEMFHKSFGHAQRVDSLPPPSQPPPGIGHSDYGPTKRARQTPPLNNGSGGGSANTDELNIACEYLAGTYPDEELESIARTWTHKLRRLPREQRLLAERFINEILFEAESNNLHRGSLQINNSFEPYVRYDEASAGQEEQDKSQSPSVHTSTESKAIVAAEAAAVEAAAEAAAGSGLPLLDEPGATVEIREF is encoded by the coding sequence ATGCTCCCCCAACCGCCGCCGCCCCACACCTTCAAAGTAATGTCGCGCCCCGACGAGTGCCGTCACTACCTTCGCGCATTTATCCACACATACCGCGACCTGCCCGTGCTCTGGGACACCTCCATGCGCGACTACACGAACCGGGAGAAGCGGGCGGAGGCGTACCTCCGGCTGGTGCCCATCTATCATTACCTCAAGCGGGACGCGACGGTCGAGGATGTGAAGAAGAAGATCAACACGCTGCGGACCAACTACCGCAAGGAGCTGAAGGTGATGGAGAGTGCCTTGCGTTCGGGCACTCATCACAGTCCCCGCTGCTGGACCTTCCAGGAGCTGGACTTCCTGCGCAACTCGGAGAAGTTCCTGGCCGTCAATCCGTTCTTCAAAAACGAGCCCTCCTTCCTATTCAGTGAGAACAGCAGCTGCTCGACGGCCTTCCTCGACCAGCACGGCAATCCCCAGCAGCATTATCCGACGCCGCGAGGAGCGGGCGGACAGACGCCAAACATCAATATTTCCGAAATGTTTCACAAATCGTTCGGGCATGCCCAGCGAGTGGACAGCCTCCCGCCACCGTCGCAGCCCCCGCCAGGCATCGGGCATTCCGACTACGGGCCAACGAAGCGGGCCAGACAGACGCCTCCGCTGAACAACGGCTCTGGAGGCGGATCTGCCAACACGGACGAGCTCAACATTGCCTGCGAGTACTTGGCCGGAACATATCCCGACGAGGAGTTGGAGTCCATAGCCCGCACATGGACGCATAAGCTTCGTCGTCTGCCACGCGAGCAGCGGCTCCTGGCCGAGCGCTTTATCAACGAGATTCTGTTCGAGGCCGAATCCAACAATCTCCACCGCGGCTCCCTCCAGATCAACAATAGCTTCGAGCCGTATGTCCGCTACGACGAGGCCTCCGCGggccaggaggagcaggacaaGTCGCAGAGCCCCAGTGTCCACACGTCCACAGAGTCAAAGGCAATTGtcgcagcagaagcagcggcgGTAGAGGCTGCCGCTGAAGCGGCCGCCGGCAGCGGGCTCCCGCTTCTGGACGAGCCAGGAGCCACGGTGGAGATTAGAGAGTTCTAG
- the Tmem43 gene encoding transmembrane protein 43 homolog, translating to MATLNETFRSHWLISIFGLALFLAGTVVLYWNEGRAVHAMMALDEAYDDIYSIQFTEEEQDQTFENRIVHISGPILVGEPLTEPDYNIQLMAVKLRRRVQMYQWVEESIEHNYGESVGTEQSDSRTYYYTREWRDKIVDSRNFYNRHGHTNPTHFPIESNVQVADAVYIGRYELGSELKNKFQDYQELTSDIRPEDSSIKLHLGLYYHTNDVFNPVVGDLRILFSFAAMEGETYSVVGKLEGNKLVPYVTSRGVRVLLVYPGPLSVHEVFKLESRTQVLHTWWRRFIGWLLIFFGVTCNSKILRLLLLRVPLLICLAPDPQFPMTGNFVIAFSLALINAAVAWILHRPLIGACLFLAGASPYLWFTRSLVDYHRLD from the exons ATGGCCACCTTGAACGAGACCTTTCGCTCACACTGGCTCATCTCCATCTTCGGATTGGCCCTGTTCCTAGCAGGCACCGTCGTGCTCTACTGGAATGAGGGCCGTGCGGTGCACGCAATGATGGCTCTGGATGAAGCGTACGACGACATCTACTCTATCCAGTTcacggaggaggagcaggaccagaCCTTTGAGAACCGCATCGTGCACATCTCGGGGCCCATTCTGGTTGGGGAGCCGCTCACCGAGCCCGACTACAACATCCAGCTGATGGCCGTCAAGTTGCGGAGGCGCGTGCAAATGTATCAGTGGGTGGAGGAGTCCAT CGAGCACAACTATGGCGAGAGTGTGGGAACAGAGCAGTCGGACTCGCGCACCTACTACTACACCAGGGAGTGGCGGGACAAGATCGTGGACTCGCGCAACTTCTACAATCGCCATGGCCACACCAATCCCACGCACTTCCCCATCGAGAGCAACGTGCAGGTGGCCGACGCCGTGTACATTGGCAGATACGAGCTTGGGTCGGAGCTGAAGAACAAGTTCCAGGACTACCAGGAGCTGACGTCGGACATTCGGCCAGAAGACAGCAGCATCAAGCTCCACCTAGGCCTCTACTATCACACCAACGATGTGTTCAATCCGGTGGTGGGCGACCTGCGCATCCTCTTCAGCTTCGCCGCCATGGAGGGGGAGACGTACAGCGTCGTGGGCAAGCTGGAGGGTAACAAGCTGGTTCCCTACGTCACCTCCCGCGGAGTTCGCGTGCTGCTGGTCTATCCGGGGCCCTTGAGCGTACACGAGGTGTTCAAGCTCGAATCTCGCACCCAGGTGCTGCACACCTGGTGGCGGCGCTTTATTGGCTGGCTGCTCATCTTCTTTGGCGTCACCTGCAACTCCAAGATACTCCGGCTGCTGC TGCTGCGTGTTCCTCTACTCATTTGCCTGGCGCCCGATCCGCAGTTCCCAATGACCGGAAACTTTGTCATCGCCTTCTCGCTGGCGCTCATCAATGCGGCCGTGGCCTGGATCCTGCATCGACCTCTGATCGGGGCCTGCCTCTTCCTGGCCGGAGCCTCGCCCTACCTCTGGTTCACCCGCAGCCTGGTCGACTACCATCGCCTGGATTGA